From a single Arachis hypogaea cultivar Tifrunner chromosome 3, arahy.Tifrunner.gnm2.J5K5, whole genome shotgun sequence genomic region:
- the LOC112789642 gene encoding DEAD-box ATP-dependent RNA helicase 5 codes for MAKGDDAVRRKKNKAICKKLRRKNDSSTVSAKAAAAIAAKKRRKAGKRRMCQGMCFSLPSPDDPFNDHHGKEIFKRKAPGKKKSTTKEKVPHREESAAKRENTFGGNISKKSICLQVENQPVIEVTDMADRCGGVQQRNCELSELPSKFVFLCLSSIENALHHGDAYSDGEDNILSVDTWGLEFLKCYSTGKDLIETSGTSATTEQVAWIVSGVADTFVRKEKQGLSLGSPFLLFLVPSQEKALQVRTVCKPLKSLGIHTVSIHSGATLDHQIQGLKSCEPEFLVSTPERLMELLSLKAIDISDVSILVVDGLSTVCSAGYADTIKSIKSFISSNPRVLVFNDSFNHTSIPMVRHLLNGSICRLSLSNKITSLSSCIIQSVRVCTSDEEKLLKSTEALDQFRSSCSHNSNMLYILRKDIKCNKLVKTLKGRGCCISLDSSTASSNDRVDSNSRSGPVVSAIDLEHLSTAEIGRYDVVVLPSFVPSMDTYIHILTKMARESVNGVLHSFLTAEDGELAGQLISILEQCEQEVPETLQDLHHKSEMKK; via the exons ATGGCAAAGGGTGATGATGCTGtgagaaggaagaagaacaaagccATATGCAAAAAGCTCAGAAGAAAGAATGACTCTTCCACTGTCTCTGCCAAGGCAGCTGCTGCTATTGCCGCCAAGAAGCGCCGCAAGGCCGGTAAACGCCGCATGTGCCAG GGAATGTGCTTTAGTCTGCCTTCTCCTGATGATCCATTTAATGATCATCATGGGAAAGAGATATTTAAAAGAAAAGCTCCTGGAAAGAAAAAATCCACCACAAAAGAAAAGGTTCCCCATAGAGAGGAGAGTGCAGCTAAAAGGGAAAACACATTTGGTGGGAATATTTCTAAGAAATCAATTTGTTTGCAAGTGGAAAATCAGCCTGTCATTGAGGTGACCGACATGGCTGACCGTTGTGGTGGTGTGCAACAACGAAATTGTGAATTGTCAGAGTTGCCTTCTAAGTTTGTCTTTTTGTGTCTAAGTTCAATTGAAAATGCATTGCACCATGGTGATGCCTATTCTGATGGAGAGGATAACATTTTGTCTGTTGACACATGGGGATTAGAGTTTCTAAAGTGTTATTCTACAGGGAAAGATCTGATAGAAACCAGTGGAACCTCTGCCACTACTGAGCAAGTTGCGTGGATTGTTTCTGGTGTAGCTGATACATTTGTGAGAAAAGAGAAGCAAGGCTTATCTCTTGGCAGTCCTTTCCTTTTATTCCTTGTACCTTCCCAAGAGAAAGCTTTACAG GTCAGAACAGTGTGCAAGCCTTTGAAATCACTAGGAATACATACAGTGAGTATTCATTCAGGTGCTACCTTAGATCATCAAATTCAAGG GTTGAAAAGTTGTGAACCTGAGTTTCTTGTTTCTACTCCAGAGAGATTAATGGAGCTTCTATCATTGAAGGCCATTGACATATCTGATGTCTCCATATTG GTTGTTGATGGGCTTAGTACTGTTTGTAGTGCTGGTTACGCTGATACTATTAAATCCATCAAgtcatttatttccagcaatCCTCGTGTTTTGGTTTTCAATGATTCCTTTAACCATACGTCTATCCCAATGGTTCGGCATCTTCTAAATGGGTCAATCTGTAGACTCTCGCTCAGTAATAAAATTACCAGCTTAAGTTCATGCATTATCCAGTCTGTCCGGGTGTGTACATCAGATGAAGAGAAGCTTCTTAAG agcactgaagcccttgatCAATTTCGGAGCAGCTGTTCTCATAATTCAAACATGCTATATATCTTAAGGAAAGACATCAAGTGTAATAAGTTGGTCAAAACTCTCAAAGGAAGGGGTTGTTGCATTTCACTTGATTCTAGTACTGCAAGCTCTAATGACAG AGTGGATTCAAACAGCAGATCAGGACCAGTGGTTTCTGCAATAGATTTGGAGCATCTCTCCACTGCAGAGATAGGGCGGTATGATGTTGTAGTCTTACCTAGTTTTGTACCATCCATGGACACTTACATCCATATTTTGACAAAGATGGCGCGCGAAAGTGTCAATGGTGTTCTGCACAGTTTCTTAACAGCAGAAGACGGAGAACTAGCTGGGCAGCTCATCAGCATTCTTGAACAATGTGAGCAGGAAGTACCTGAAACCTTGCAAGATCTGCATCATAAATCCGAGATGAAAAAATGA